From one Rhodamnia argentea isolate NSW1041297 chromosome 1, ASM2092103v1, whole genome shotgun sequence genomic stretch:
- the LOC115750182 gene encoding histidine kinase CKI1-like, translated as MHLRAVLIKQMEATRQAESKSMSKSNAFAQASHDVRASLAGIIGLIDISYEEVSPGSELEKNLKQMESCAKDLLGFLNRILDTSKVEAGKMLLEEEEFDLAQLLQDVVDLYHPVAMRKGVDVVLDPTDGTVLRYSLVKGDRGKLKQILSNLLSNAVKFTDGGHISVRAWVKKPSLEDSILASPRSSGWERLMCLVCEKKDEDSGDEVANEFQRSPNSAEFVFEVDDTGKGIPKEKRKSVFENYIQVKETAQGQEGTGLGLGIVQSLVRLMGGDITIRDKDMGERGTCFRFNVFLAPCDAGATKLLEEDLEAGGYGAACRLGLTTRSPKSEGSHVVLLIQNEERRRTCRSYLEKLGIEVLVASQWQDLPMILKKVQMKVVNVAYHSSSGKSEMSWRIERLSKSASCKKAPGRVRGVPLRSLDGADQSLPVYRSPSPKDQAAFVLLIIDASAGPFQQIFMAVTEFRKLIPSARCKVVWLDKPTMRSIDLRAIKGKLDPDDIIMSKPFHGTRLLRVIRLLPEFGGSLQKRPSEQVKARPVQNAEAAKPLAEETGNTSREKPLSGKRVLVVDDSEIMRKLALRNLSNLGATVQLCENGKEAVQLIRDGIDELRERGVSDICRPYEYILMDCQMPAMDGFEATRKIRKEERRYGIHTPIIALTAHSSGAEVKKIFEAGMDFHVEKPANGVRLMKAISEIQSRGGGV; from the exons ACGACGTTCGCGCGTCTTTGGCCGGGATCATCGGCCTTATAGATATAAGTTATGAAGAAGTTTCTCCAGGTTCGGAGCTCGAGAAGAACTTGAAGCAGATGGAATCTTGTGCAAAGGACTTGTTGG gtttttTGAATCGCATTCTCGATACGAGCAAAGTTGAGGCCGGAAAAATGctgctggaagaagaagaattcgATTTGGCTCAGCTTCTTCAGGACGTGGTTGATCTGTATCATCCAGTGGCCATGAGAAAAGGTGTGGATGTTGTTTTAGACCCTACTGATGGCACAGTGCTCAGATATTCACTTGTGAAGGGAGATAGAGGAAAGCTTAAACAGATACTATCCAACTTGCTGAGCAATGCTGTTAAATTTACGGATGGTGGTCACATATCCGTCCGGGCATGGGTTAAAAAACCCAGCTTAGAAGATTCGATACTCGCTTCCCCTAGGAGTAGCGGGTGGGAACGCTTGATGTGCTTGGTCTGTGAGAAGAAAGACGAGGACAGTGGCGATGAGGTTGCGAACGAATTCCAGCGAAGTCCTAATTCTGCGGAATTTGTATTCGAGGTGGACGATACCGGCAAAGGAATTCCCAAAGAAAAGCGGAAGTCGGTATTTGAGAACTATATCCAGGTCAAAGAAACAGCTCAAGGACAAGAAGGCACCGGCTTGGGCCTCGGCATTGTTCAGTCTCTG GTCCGCCTCATGGGTGGAGATATAACGATCAGGGATAAGGACATGGGCGAGAGAGGAACGTGCTTCAGGTTCAATGTTTTCCTTGCCCCATGCGACGCAGGTGCTACAAAACTGTTAGAGGAAGACCTCGAGGCCGGAGGTTATGGAGCAGCGTGTCGTCTTGGGCTAACCA CGCGTAGCCCCAAGTCGGAAGGATCTCATGTCGTGTTATTGATCCAGAATGAAGAGCGCCGGAGAACTTGTCGGAGTTACCTGGAAAAACTAGGAATAGAAGTTCTCGTGGCGAGCCAATGGCAGGATCTTCCTATGATTCTGAAGAAGGTACAAATGAAGGTCGTCAACGTTGCATACCATAGTTCTTCAGGAAAATCAGAGATGAGTTGGAGGATCGAAAGATTGAGCAAATCCGCTTCGTGCAAGAAGGCTCCAGGTAGAGTCAGGGGCGTGCCTCTCAGATCACTGGACGGAGCAGACCAAAGTCTCCCCGTGTACAGGAGTCCTAGTCCCAAAGATCAAGCGGCCTTCGTGCTACTTATAATCGACGCAAGTGCTGGACCATTTCAACAAATATTCATGGCAGTGACTGAATTTAGGAAACTCATTCCGAGCGCTCGTTGTAAGGTTGTGTGGTTAGATAAGCCGACAATGAGAAGTATTGACCTAAGGGCCATTAAGGGCAAACTCGACCCTGACGATATCATCATGTCCAAGCCCTTTCACGGCACCCGTTTGCTTCGAGTGATAAGGCTTCTTCCAGAATTCGGGGGCTCATTGCAGAAAAGACCGAGCGAACAGGTGAAGGCGAGACCGGTCCAAAATGCGGAAGCAGCCAAACCTTTAGCAGAAGAAACTGGAAATACCAGCAGGGAGAAACCTTTGAGTGGGAAGAGAGTATTGGTCGTCGATGACAGCGAGATAATGCGAAAGCTGGCTCTACGTAATCTTTCCAATCTTGGAGCAACGGTTCAGCTATgcgaaaatggaaaagaagctGTACAATTGATTCGTGATGGTATTGACGAGCTAAGGGAGCGAGGAGTTTCAGATATTTGCCGTCCTTACGAGTACATATTGATGGACTGCCAG ATGCCCGCAATGGATGGTTTTGAAGCAACAAGAAAGATCAGAAAGGAGGAGAGACGATATGGAATCCACACGCCGATCATAGCCTTGACTGCTCATTCTTCAGGCGCCGAAGTGAAGAAGATATTCGAGGCCGGGATGGATTTCCACGTTGAAAAGCCTGCGAACGGGGTTCGCCTGA